Proteins encoded together in one Carya illinoinensis cultivar Pawnee chromosome 3, C.illinoinensisPawnee_v1, whole genome shotgun sequence window:
- the LOC122304071 gene encoding optic atrophy 3 protein homolog, whose protein sequence is MILPVVKLGTLALKTFCKPIANRLKKEASLHPKFRQFIINIAQANHRFTTKTQRRIYGHTIDAEIRPLNAEKAVQAAADLLGELFVFTVAGGAVIFEVQRSSRSEARKEELRRQELQAMKQRDEDLAKEVELLRQKIEELEQLAKGRGLTGIFHIRHAHTNEDGKLKNT, encoded by the exons ATGATCCTGCCAGTCGTGAAGTTGGGAACCCTCGCTCTCAAAACCTTCTGTAAACCCATTGCCAATCGACTTAAGAAGGAGGCCAGTTTGCACCCCAAGTTCAGGCAGTTCATTATTAACATTGcccag GCAAATCATCGATTCACAACAAAAACACAAAGACGTATTTATGGTCACACAATTGATGCTGAAATACGCCCACTTAATGCGGAGAAAGCTGTTCAAGCTGCTGCAGATCTTCTTGGGGAGCTCTTTGTCTTCACG GTTGCTGGTGGTGCTGTTATTTTTGAGGTGCAAAGAAGTTCTAGATCTGAGGCAAGAAAGGAGGAATTGCGCAGGCAGGAATTGCAG GCAATGAAGCAAAGAGATGAAGATTTGGCTAAAGAGGTTGAGCTTCTTAGACAAAAGATCGAAGAACTGGAACAACTTGCCAAGGGACGAGGACTTACCGGTATTTTTCACATCAGGCACGCTCACACCAATGAAGATGGAAAGCTGAAAAACACATGA